From the genome of Winogradskyella forsetii, one region includes:
- a CDS encoding phytoene/squalene synthase family protein yields MKSIFDNVSRECSKAVTNAYSTSFSLATKMLSDSIRQDIYNIYGFVRFADEIVDTFHDYDKEKLFKNFEGDLEAALEDKISLNPILNAFQDTFHKYGIDKHLVDSFMNSMRLDLHKTDYLTEEEYKAYIYGSADVVGLMCLKVFVKGDNEKYEDLKDSAMSLGSAFQKVNFLRDLKADFEDLSRTYFPNTDLNQLDETSKKAIIDDIEADFEKGLQGIKRLPIEAKFGVFMAYRYYSKLLEKLKKTPALQIKSTRIRVPNYRKIELLTRSYVKYQLNLL; encoded by the coding sequence ATGAAATCAATTTTCGACAACGTATCCCGAGAATGTAGTAAGGCAGTTACCAATGCCTACAGCACCTCATTCTCTCTAGCTACCAAAATGCTATCCGACAGCATTAGACAAGATATTTACAATATTTATGGTTTTGTAAGATTTGCCGATGAGATCGTAGATACATTCCACGATTATGACAAAGAAAAGCTTTTCAAAAATTTTGAAGGCGACCTTGAAGCGGCTTTAGAGGATAAGATAAGTTTAAATCCCATATTGAATGCTTTTCAAGATACCTTTCATAAGTATGGGATCGATAAACATTTAGTAGATTCTTTTATGAACAGTATGCGTTTGGATCTTCATAAAACAGATTATCTTACTGAAGAAGAATATAAAGCCTACATTTATGGCTCTGCGGATGTGGTTGGGTTAATGTGCCTCAAGGTTTTTGTAAAAGGAGATAATGAGAAATATGAAGATTTAAAAGATTCTGCGATGAGTTTGGGCTCCGCTTTTCAGAAAGTAAATTTCTTGCGCGATTTAAAAGCAGACTTTGAAGACCTTAGCAGAACTTATTTTCCAAATACCGATTTGAATCAATTAGACGAGACTTCAAAAAAAGCCATTATAGATGATATTGAAGCCGATTTTGAAAAAGGATTACAAGGTATCAAACGCTTACCTATTGAAGCTAAATTTGGGGTTTTTATGGCTTATCGTTATTACAGCAAATTACTGGAAAAACTAAAAAAGACGCCTGCTCTACAAATCAAATCGACCAGAATCAGAGTTCCCAATTACAGAAAAATTGAGTTATTAACTCGCAGTTATGTGAAATATCAATTAAATTTACTTTAA